A stretch of Lycium ferocissimum isolate CSIRO_LF1 unplaced genomic scaffold, AGI_CSIRO_Lferr_CH_V1 ctg10752, whole genome shotgun sequence DNA encodes these proteins:
- the LOC132041564 gene encoding uncharacterized protein LOC132041564 has translation MKHLKPTGKTQNLYGFPWAFMAWAFEAIPHLRHQVKEYSEEVTYPRILRWLTARNNTKLSVDLFNPPKEAVVNPWLVPTIRELEMPCLVTFLPKESGSMY, from the exons ATGAAGCATTTGAAGCCAACGGGGAAGACACAAAACCTATATGGCTTCCCTTGGGCTTTCATG gcTTGGGCATTTGAAGCCATTCCTCACCTCAGGCATCAAGTCAAGGAATACTCCGAAGAAGTTACCTATCCAAGAATTCTTAGATGGCTCACTGCCAGGAACAACACAAAATTGAGTGTTGACCTTTTCAACCCCCCTAAGGAAGCT GTTGTGAACCCATGGCTTGTCCCAACAATAAGAGAGTTGGAGATGCCATGCCTTGTCACCTTTTTGCCCAAAGAATCAGGCTCGATGTATTGA